A region of Paractinoplanes abujensis DNA encodes the following proteins:
- a CDS encoding TRIC cation channel family protein — MGSPKYLRCDARLGLFSVVGTRKAIGCGMGPLPAAALGVLTGVGGGVPRDVLAREVPARVSPEAELYAGPAAAGADRGGLLVARLPGAGGHRHDRRPHLRVPPGRDGP; from the coding sequence GTGGGAAGCCCGAAATATCTGAGGTGTGACGCTCGGCTGGGCCTGTTCAGCGTGGTGGGCACCCGGAAGGCGATCGGCTGCGGTATGGGCCCGCTGCCGGCCGCGGCCCTCGGCGTGCTCACCGGGGTGGGTGGTGGCGTCCCGCGCGACGTCCTGGCCCGCGAGGTCCCGGCCCGGGTGAGCCCGGAGGCCGAGCTGTACGCCGGGCCCGCCGCGGCGGGCGCTGATCGTGGCGGCTTGCTGGTCGCTCGGTTACCGGGCGCCGGGGGTCACCGCCACGACCGTCGTCCTCATCTTCGCGTTCCGCCTGGTCGCGACGGCCCGTAA